The sequence below is a genomic window from Deltaproteobacteria bacterium.
CGTCGATGTCCGGCATGCCCTCTTGCGGCGTGATCGCCGAGTCCGGCCGGATGGGAGCCGCCGCACGCAGGCGCGGATCGGTGGCGACCTTGGCAGCCGGTGGGATCGGCGCGGCCGTCGAAATGCGGCGCGGCGGCTGCGTGCCGGGCTTGGGCGGCGGTGGTGGTGGCGGCACCGACTTCTGCGGCGGCGCGGGCGGTAGCGGCGGCCCCGGCCGCAGCCCGGAGCCGCTGATTCGCGCGGCCGACTTCGCGGGCGCAGGTGCGGGCGGCGGCTTGGGCACGCGCGGATCGCTGGGACGCCGCACGGTGGTGTTCTCGCTGCCCATCGCCATCGTGTCTTCGAATTCCTCGGCGAAGAACTTCGCGCTCGAGGGCCGCAAGCGGATGTCCCGCGACATCGCCCGGCCGAAGATGCCCTCCAGCCCGATGGGCAGCTCGGGCGCGAGCTGCAAGATCGAGCGCGGCGCCTGGCTCTGGAGGGTGATGAGGTACTCGGGGATGCTGCTGGCGAGGAACGGCAGCTCGCCCGAGAGCGCCTCGAAGAGCACCACCGCCATCGAGTACACGTCGGACGAGGCGGTGAGCTCCTCGCCGCGCGCCTGCTCCGGGCTCATGTACCAGACGGTCCCCAGCACCTGGCCGAAGACGGTGAGCCCATCGCCGGTGAGGTTCGAGGCCTTGGAGATGCCGAAGTCGAGGAGCTTGATCTGCTCGGTGGTGCCGGTCTGCGCGTAGAAGAGGTTGCCGGGCTTGATGTCGCGGTGAATGACGCCGGCCGCGTGGGCCTCGGAGAGCGCGCTCACCATGCCGCGCATGAGCTCCAGCGCTTCGAACGGCTGCAGCCGCTTCTTGCGCTTGAGCCGCGCCTCGAGGTCCTCTCCCTCGAGGAACTCCATCACCATGTACGGCACGCCGTCGGGGAGCTGGTCGAACTCAAGGACCTTCACCACGTTCGGGTTGTCGAAGCTGGCGGTGATGCGTGCCTCGCGCCGGAAGCGCTCGAGCAGCATGGGATCGGCGGCCATGTCCTTGTTGAGGATCTTGATGGCGGCCTTGGCGCCGGTGGCCTTGTGTTGGGCCTCGTAGACCGCGCCCATGCCGCCCGCGCCGATGCGCCGGACGGCCTTGTAGTTCGGGCCGATATCGCGGCCGATGAAGGCGTCGCGCTCGCTGGCTCGAGGGTCCATGGAGGTGGGCAGAAGTTCGAGGTGCGCGGTGCGTCAGGGGCCTCACAATACCGGGAAATCCTGCGGTTGGATCGGTTGAATCTGGGGGCTCGGTCGACGTCCAAGGTAGCGAGCGGCCACGATGCCGCCATCCAGGAGAAAACCCATGCCGCTTCGCACCTTCAGCGCCCTGTCCCTCGCCGTGGGTCTCTGCTTCGCCAGCGTGGCTGGTGCGGCGCCCAAAGTCCCGTCCGCGCCCGTGACCCAGCACCAGAAGCCGGCGCCGCACGGCAAGGTCAAGATCGCCCACCGCCCCAAGCTCCGCGTGCAGCCGCGCGAGCCGAACAAGCTCGTGCGCCGTGGGCCGCTCAAGGTGAAGCTGCCCCAGCGCCACCTCACGCTGAACAAGCGGTCGATGGCGATCCGCAGGTAGCGGCGGCGTCGACAGCGTGAAGCGATCGGGGCCCCGCGCGAGCGGGGCCTCGTCATCTTGCGACGGAAAGCAACGGGGCCGGACCCGAAGGTCCAGCCCCGAGGCTCAGCAAGAACAGCTG
It includes:
- a CDS encoding protein kinase yields the protein MDPRASERDAFIGRDIGPNYKAVRRIGAGGMGAVYEAQHKATGAKAAIKILNKDMAADPMLLERFRREARITASFDNPNVVKVLEFDQLPDGVPYMVMEFLEGEDLEARLKRKKRLQPFEALELMRGMVSALSEAHAAGVIHRDIKPGNLFYAQTGTTEQIKLLDFGISKASNLTGDGLTVFGQVLGTVWYMSPEQARGEELTASSDVYSMAVVLFEALSGELPFLASSIPEYLITLQSQAPRSILQLAPELPIGLEGIFGRAMSRDIRLRPSSAKFFAEEFEDTMAMGSENTTVRRPSDPRVPKPPPAPAPAKSAARISGSGLRPGPPLPPAPPQKSVPPPPPPPKPGTQPPRRISTAAPIPPAAKVATDPRLRAAAPIRPDSAITPQEGMPDIDGSTQIARVMTPATPVEAVALDASGEPITLDEDKQPAGRPGPPVIESKGSMRAAPGRKSTSSFPGVAGPTALGMPAFEEEAPGIDSTRVVAPQPAPPLDVSDSTRVVPGPPRPVSSEEPVAPDAEGATRITGGPARTSPPRAPPIPAPPEEPEIAATVLGLDSFSEEPMYTAPEAEAAPPVEEITGPPRRVRPGFSRPAARAAALQAENLFTDHEVEPHDSAPEVTGELPAQSGPHKASGTGSTVIMGVGIGLLALALIIGLGWFAVHR